TAAGACTTGCAATAGGCACTGGGGATGTGCAAAGGATACTTGATAGCAATCAGTATATTGAACTTTCTGCAAACTTCTGTATGATAGCGTCTTTTGTTATTTCATCTTTTGTAACACAAACCTTTTTTTACCGTTACAAAAACGAAGGAATAGAATACTTACTTTATTCAAAGCCAATTAGAAGAAAGCACATATTTTTTACTAATGTATTAGCTAGCGTAATAGGTCTTATTATTTCAATGGCATTAATGAGCACAATGTTTTTTATTAGCCAGCTAATTATTCCATTTAAATTTACAAAAGCACTGCTTTCATCATTATCATTTTTTGGCGCAGGTTTACTGTGTGCTACACTTGCTTTAGGAATAGCAGCAATTGTGCAAAATTTTGTAGAATCTAAAGTGTTTCAAGTTATAGTGTCAGTCATTCCTGTTTTAGGAATTATGACATTAGGCTTTATTAAGTTTTCATCTGGCACTGATGTAATACAAACCACATATCAAGCAGCTAACAGGCCAATAATACTTATTCCTAATTCACCTGATTTAAAGGGAGATTCGTCAAAAGCAGTCGAGAATTTAAATAAAAGAATTAAGTCTCAAGATGATTTATTAATTGAGAATCAAAGTACTGCTAATATGCTAGAAAATCAAGAAAATTTAGCATTTAATCCTTTTTCTAAAACCTTTAAAGTTGAAAAAAGAGAATCAATTGAAGAGTTAGCAAACAAAGTTAAAAAATCATTTTATTCACACATATACTGGTCAAACTTTAAAGAATACTATTTCCCTACTTTTACAGCTTATGATAGAAATTTAAGAAACTGAAATGTCACTTTGAATTACAACATTTTAAACAATAAATCAAGCGTTATAAATAAAGAAACTGGTGAATTAGATAAGGATGTAATTGAATATCTAAAAACAAAGTACAACTTAGACATCAATAATCAAATTTTGGTTAAAACAACAAGCAATGATCTTTATTCTTTAGGCTATAACATCAGCAATTTCAAGGACATATTTGATTGAGACAGATTTGAAGAAAAACCACTTTTTAGCATTGGTTTTAATGACATTCAAAATAGAAATTTTGAAAACTTCGATGAGTTCACTAAAAAAGTAATTAACAAAATCTTAGAGAAAAAGAACTTTGACTTAATAAAAAGTGTTCTGTTCAATATTTTAGGCTTAGAAGGCTATTTAACAGGCACTGTGGATGTAGTTAATGCTCTAGAAATAGTTGATTTTCTAACCGGATTAACTAAATATGCATTGCTTGAAGAAAAACATAATTTTGATCTTGTAAAAACCAAAATTGAAGAAAAAGCCAAAAGTGAAAAAGATCCAAACCTTAAAAAGTTGCTTGAGCATTTAAAATCTAAGAGTGCTATCTTATCATATGATTTGTTACAAAGCTCTAATTTTAAGGAATACTCGTCAACACTTGATGATTATATAAATGCAAGATTTGATACAAAAGAACTTAGTGAAATTCAAAAAACCAGATTAAATAGTTATATATCAATTATGCGCGAAAGAGCAATTAATGCTTTTAGCCAACTATTTTGAACAATCAATATATTCAATATCGTAGGCGAAAGGCAAAATGGTAATTTTGCTAATTTACTAGAAACTAAAAATTTAATTCCTTATTTGTCAGAAAGCAAGGAAAAATTCAGCAAATTCAACAAGAACTACAAACAAAGCATCATCAAAGTGGTGAAATTAAATGATAATTTAATCGAACTAGAAAGAAAAAACTACATTGAAACACCAACATCTGTAGGAATCACACTTTTAGTATCATTGACATTTATAATATTAGGCTATTTGCAGTTTGAAAGAAAGAATTTTAAATAATGAAAAAGAACAGAAATTCATTAGCTTCAATTTATAAAAAATGAAGAGAAAATAGCCATATGTTTGCTGAAGCTAAACACAAACAATATCATAAGCCTGAATCTGATGTAGCTCTTTCAGTGCAACATTTATCTATGATATTTAAATTGCCCCACAGACCTATAAAAAAGCCGTAGACGACTTGAGTTTTAATGTTAAAAAAGGACAATTTCATGGCTTTGTAGGCAATAATGGATCTGGCAAAACCACTACAATAAGATCCATTTTAGGTTTCTATCCCGGACTATTTGGGAAAATATTTATTAACGGGTTAGAATTTACTAATTCATCTGCTAAAAAGAAAATAGGATATATTCCTGAAGTGACTATTTTTCCTAAAAATTTATCAGCAACTGAATATCTTTACTCACTTGCACTAATGTCAGGAGTTGATAAAAAGATTATCAAAGACAGAATAAATTATATTATGGACACATATGGCTTCCATGTGCCAGATATGTCTAAAAGTCCTGCTTATATGTTTTCAGGGCAAAAGAAATCTATTATGCTAATTCAAGCGCTCATTAACGACCCTGAAATTTTGATATTAGATGAGCCAGCTGCTAACTTAGATCCTAGTTCAAGAATTAGACTGTTTAATACTTTAAAACAGCTTCATTTGGAAGGTAAAACAATTTTTATCTCTAGTCATATCTTAGACGAGTTAGAAAAATATATCGACAGCTTTACTTTGCTTTTTGAAGGAAAATTATTATACTCAGGCTCTATAAATGATTTAGAAAAAGACAACAATCATTTTAATACTAAGATAAAGGTGAATAACCATCTACTTCTTAAACCATATTTAGAAGCAAATAATATAGACTTTTATATTGAAAACGATATTTTATACTGCAATCTTAAAACAAATGAAGACAAGAATAATTTAGTTAAGGAAATATTAAAACTGAATCTTGAGCTAATTTCAATTACTAAAAACACACAACCTTTAATCAGCAGATTTTTTGAAAAATCAGAAAACTAATTAAAACAAATTGCAAACAATGGGAAAAACAGGCCTTTTTTCCCATTTTTTTCAACTTTTTTTATCTTTGTCATAGAAACCCCCTTATTTATAGTGAAAGGAGAAAAATGGACAAAAACCATTATATAAAAGACACAACATCTGAAATTCCAATCAAAGAAAAAATAAACATGATTAAAACTCTTTGCTTTATTGATAATGAAATGAACAAGGCAAAATTAATAAGGGAAAAGGCAAGCAAATTATTTGGTTACAAGGATGATTCATTAAGTAATTATAAGTCTAGGTTTTATGGAACATTTGACTATATGAATGAAAACAATGCAGAATTTATTAAACAATATTTTATAGATCATAATGAAAATAGCGCTAAAAGTATGATGTCAAAATCAGCTTATTATAGATTAAGAAAAAATGCAATTGAAAAGTTTGTTTACTATTATATTACCAGGTAATTTATTAATAAGCGATTTGAATAATAGCACTATAAAACAGTCAAATGTGGCTTATATTGACAACAGAGAATATATAACTAATGCAACAGGAATACGATATGTGGATTGATCTGATTCTGGGAATGCATTTTCATTTTTTGATACTTCCTTAAAAAGGCACAAGAATTTATTTAAAAGAGGAGCCATTGAAATTAGGAGGATTTTTAATGGCAATAAATTTGTACTTAGATATTGAAGAGTTTCACCTACATCAATTGATAATGACGAAGATTTAAGCTTTGGCCTCTCAATTAACAATAATGTAGTTGAGCAAACACCTGAGAACACACATAATATAAAGTTTTACAAAGATGAGCTTGAAAAGAATTTTGATGAATATGATTCATTAAAAGACACTAAATACTATGTTTCCAGAACAACTGATGGCAGCGCAATGCTTCAAGTAATGACCCTTACTTCTGATTATTTAGGCTTAACATTTGACGATTTAGAAAATATTGTCGTAACTTTTCCAATTAAACCAATCTATTCAGCAAACGTTCGAGACCACGACTTTTGGGAAGTCAAATTAAGCAAATTACATAACAGGGATAAAACAATAAATGCAATAAAAAATAAAGCTGTTATTAAAATTCCTGAGTATTACAATTTCAGATTCGATGAATTTGGTAAAACTAAAGAAGAAGTGAAATATCTGAATATGAACATTAACATTAATCCACTATCTCAGGATAAAAAGTTAGTAAATTTAGTTCAAATTAAATCAGAAAGCACCAAGCATAGTGAAACTGGATTCTACAAAAAAGAGTAAGAGGGCACGCCTTATTTAAAAGAAAAATATCCAAACCAGGACAGCTTTGATGGACTTAAAAAAGTTATGTATGCGAACACTCATTTTATAAAAAATCAGTCATTTGGAACTTTGTTGATTGATTCTATTCATAATCAATCTTTAAGCAAAAGTGCAATACCAGTAGAGACAGAAACAACATCATCAATTTATAACAAAGGTGTTGATATAAAAAATATAGCTATAAATGATTACTATGAATTTGACTATAAACAAGGCAAATTAGTAAATTCAGTCTCAGGTCAAAATAAAGGTCTATTCATACCTTTTAATTTTAAAGGCAATTTCAATACCAGTTATAGACTGATATGAAAGACAAATGAAAAGAGCAAGAATTCAGAACACAGCGTAGTAATAAACAATAGTCAAAAAGTAATAAGACCTATGTTAGACCCATATTCAGGATTAATAAAATTAAAAATTAATGATAAAAGCGATGAGAGAACACAACCTTATAAATTTAAATTTTCAAGCGATCAAATAAAGGAAATAATTGAACTAAAAGAAAATCCAACAATAGAAATGTTTGAAAGGTTTAGAAATGGGCAATATATCCTACACTAGCTACAGCAGGTGTTGCAGCAACAGTAACGCCATTTGTTGTGTTATCTGTTAAAAAATCTAATGGAAGCAAAATAACCCCTGCTGAAAAAGAAAAGGAAAAAGAAAAAATAAATCATTTATCAGTTTCATTTCCTAATTTATCGCCAGCAAGCTATTATAAATTCATTAAATTTGACGACAATAATGTCCCATATTTAGAGAATAATATTGTGTCGGCTATCGTTAAGGATGTATTATCCAAATTGTCTGATTATGAAAAAGATATTGAATTTGATTACGAATTTATTAATCCTGGAAAGCTAGAATTACACTTTAAGTTAAACTTAAACCCAACTCCTGAATATAAGAGTTACAAACTAGAAATTTTTAAGGATAGTAATTATTCTAAATTAATTGTTCATTAGTAATTTAATTTAGGTAACTTATGAGAAGAAATAAACCCAAAAGCCCTATAAAACAATGTTAAACAAAAAAGAGACTAGGGTCTCTCTTTTGTTACAGTTTCAAGCTTGTATTGTTCTATTTCAGCAGCAGTTGCTAGAACAAAATGTTTGTTTCCAACATTATGTCACTTAGGCTGATATTCTTCTGTATAGTTATGAATTTTATGATCATAAATTTTTCCCATAAGTGAGCCCTTTTCCTTTTCAATAGAAGGAACGGCATCTAGCAAACTCTTGGTATATGGGTGGTAAGGATTATTTATAATTTCATCAGTTGGGCCAATTTCTAGTAAAGTTCCGCGGTTTATAACAGCTATCCTGTCAGAAATATATTCAACCATTCTTAAGTCGTGGGCTATAAATAAAATTGTAAGGTGGTATTTTTCTTTTAAATCATTAAAAATATTTATAACCTGTGCTTGTATTGAGACGTCTAAAGCAGAAATTGGTTCATCAGCTATTAATAATTTAGGCCTCAAAACAACAGCTCTACAAATTCCAAGACGTTGTTGCTGACCACCTGAAAATTCCAATGGGAATCTTCCTAAAACAGTGTCATCTAAACCAACTTGTTTCAAAATGTCTATAACTAAAAGTCTTTTGCATTGCTTTTCTGAAAGACTAGACATTTTGTCTCTTTCTTCTTTTTCAACCAAAATCTTTTTATATATGTCATCATAAATTTCTGGTTTTTCACTTGCTCTTTGCTCTAAAAGTTTAACAAACTCAACAAAAACAAAATTGTATGATGATTCAATGGTTTCACCCTCTTCTTGATATTTCTTAAGAGGAGAATCATAAATAATATTTTCAGGATCTTTTAACTGAATCAGGCTATTTATAGCCATAAAAGTTGCTTCATCAAAGTCAGTAAGATAAATTAACTTAGCATTTTTAGTATTTGATAAACCTTCTCCAACAACATATTCAACATTTTTAAAAGGGTTAAGAGAGTTTGTTGGATCTTGAAAGATCATTTGAACTTTATTTACCATAAAGTTAATAGTATCTTTGTATTTTTTGCTAAACTTTCATCCCTTATCAATGTTTTTAGGCACAACTCTATCTAAAATTTTAATTTGACCAAATTCGTAAGGAGTTAGACCAATGATTGCTCTACCTGTTGTAGATTTACCAGAACCAGATTCCCCAACTAATCCTAGAACTTCTCCATCATAAATATTTAAATTTAAATCTTTAATAGCGGGAAATGATTTAGCACCCGAGCCATAGACAATGTCTAGGTTTCTAATTTCAACCAAAGCATTTTTTTCTGGATAAGCATTAAGCATTTCATCTGTTCCCTCAACAACTTCACGATAAAGTATGTTGCCAAAGGCTCTTTTTTCAACATAGTACTGTTTACTCATTTATGCCTCCATTTGAATCGCCATAATACTTATCAAAAAACATTGATACTTTGCCCTTGTTGGCTGTTTTATAAGCTTTTTTGGCAGAATTATTGCTTTCTGTATCTGTTTTCTTTGAAGGCACATCTCCACCATTTTCAGGATTATTTCTTTTTTCTAGAATGCTTTGTCTTTCATCGTTTAGCTCAGTAGCTATCTCATTATGTTTATCAGCCTTTTGCTTGTAATGATCATATACAGAGTTATCCACTAAAAAGTTATCACCATAAATAGATTTTAAGGTTTCGTCATATTTATTTCATAATTTTCTGATAACTTTAGGTGGCTCGTACTCAGGAGCTTGCTCATTCAATAAATTGCTTTTTACAAAATGAGTTGGAGAAATTTGATACATTGGTGGTTCACCCAAAAAGTCTACATTTAAGGCATAATCGTTACGAACAGCAAATGCATCACCTTCAATATTATTTAAATTTGAAGGCACTGCACCCCTAATAACTTGTAGCCTTTCACCTCTATTATAATCAGGCATTGATGTAATCAAGCCTCAAGTATATGGATGCTGAGCATTGTAAAGAATTTCTTCTTTTGTGCCTGATTCAACAATCTGACCTGCATACATAATATTTATAAAGTCAGATATAGAAGCTACAACACCTAAGTCATGAGTAATAAAGGCAATTGCTATGTTAAAAGTCTCTTGCAACTCTCTAATAATATCAAGAACTAAGGCCTGAACTGTGGGGTCTAGAGCAGTAGTAGGCTCATCCATAACCAAAATTTTTGGTTTTAATGATACAATTGATGCAATTGCAACTCTCTGAATCATACCTCCCGAAAGCTCATGAGGATATTTCTTCATAATCTCTTCAGGATTGTTAATTTTGGTTAATTTTAAGTATTTTAAAGACTCTGAATATGCTTCTTTTTTGCTTTTTACTA
This sequence is a window from Mycoplasmopsis agalactiae PG2. Protein-coding genes within it:
- a CDS encoding MHO_1590 family protein encodes the protein MLSVKKSNGSKITPAEKEKEKEKINHLSVSFPNLSPASYYKFIKFDDNNVPYLENNIVSAIVKDVLSKLSDYEKDIEFDYEFINPGKLELHFKLNLNPTPEYKSYKLEIFKDSNYSKLIVH
- a CDS encoding ABC transporter ATP-binding protein; the encoded protein is MSKQYYVEKRAFGNILYREVVEGTDEMLNAYPEKNALVEIRNLDIVYGSGAKSFPAIKDLNLNIYDGEVLGLVGESGSGKSTTGRAIIGLTPYEFGQIKILDRVVPKNIDKGWKFSKKYKDTINFMVNKVQMIFQDPTNSLNPFKNVEYVVGEGLSNTKNAKLIYLTDFDEATFMAINSLIQLKDPENIIYDSPLKKYQEEGETIESSYNFVFVEFVKLLEQRASEKPEIYDDIYKKILVEKEERDKMSSLSEKQCKRLLVIDILKQVGLDDTVLGRFPLEFSGGQQQRLGICRAVVLRPKLLIADEPISALDVSIQAQVINIFNDLKEKYHLTILFIAHDLRMVEYISDRIAVINRGTLLEIGPTDEIINNPYHPYTKSLLDAVPSIEKEKGSLMGKIYDHKIHNYTEEYQPKWHNVGNKHFVLATAAEIEQYKLETVTKERP
- a CDS encoding ABC transporter ATP-binding protein — its product is MSFNVKKGQFHGFVGNNGSGKTTTIRSILGFYPGLFGKIFINGLEFTNSSAKKKIGYIPEVTIFPKNLSATEYLYSLALMSGVDKKIIKDRINYIMDTYGFHVPDMSKSPAYMFSGQKKSIMLIQALINDPEILILDEPAANLDPSSRIRLFNTLKQLHLEGKTIFISSHILDELEKYIDSFTLLFEGKLLYSGSINDLEKDNNHFNTKIKVNNHLLLKPYLEANNIDFYIENDILYCNLKTNEDKNNLVKEILKLNLELISITKNTQPLISRFFEKSEN
- a CDS encoding ABC transporter ATP-binding protein, which translates into the protein MNQEETQIKHNKSQGYNKKFPKPLIYNNFPAPLDMMEIKAEKDKGFWRSFIDYWKNLGKQIKRIFKKDKTEVDLFTGTKVEDVFGIPTNVAAEIEDIYLTFKNPANPKEKNLVLRGPSLKIYEGKIHALIGESGSGKSVITSLLYGLTGSNAIIEGGKIRLYGLEVQNFTTYNWEKSKLRGRIISAVFQNPMSILDPTMKVGNQIMEGMLVNKLVKSKKEAYSESLKYLKLTKINNPEEIMKKYPHELSGGMIQRVAIASIVSLKPKILVMDEPTTALDPTVQALVLDIIRELQETFNIAIAFITHDLGVVASISDFINIMYAGQIVESGTKEEILYNAQHPYTWGLITSMPDYNRGERLQVIRGAVPSNLNNIEGDAFAVRNDYALNVDFLGEPPMYQISPTHFVKSNLLNEQAPEYEPPKVIRKLWNKYDETLKSIYGDNFLVDNSVYDHYKQKADKHNEIATELNDERQSILEKRNNPENGGDVPSKKTDTESNNSAKKAYKTANKGKVSMFFDKYYGDSNGGINE
- a CDS encoding ABC transporter permease yields the protein MGAFFRMQLKIYFRLASSYISPLVIGSFYIILVTCVRLAIGTGDVQRILDSNQYIELSANFCMIASFVISSFVTQTFFYRYKNEGIEYLLYSKPIRRKHIFFTNVLASVIGLIISMALMSTMFFISQLIIPFKFTKALLSSLSFFGAGLLCATLALGIAAIVQNFVESKVFQVIVSVIPVLGIMTLGFIKFSSGTDVIQTTYQAANRPIILIPNSPDLKGDSSKAVENLNKRIKSQDDLLIENQSTANMLENQENLAFNPFSKTFKVEKRESIEELANKVKKSFYSHIYWSNFKEYYFPTFTAYDRNLRNWNVTLNYNILNNKSSVINKETGELDKDVIEYLKTKYNLDINNQILVKTTSNDLYSLGYNISNFKDIFDWDRFEEKPLFSIGFNDIQNRNFENFDEFTKKVINKILEKKNFDLIKSVLFNILGLEGYLTGTVDVVNALEIVDFLTGLTKYALLEEKHNFDLVKTKIEEKAKSEKDPNLKKLLEHLKSKSAILSYDLLQSSNFKEYSSTLDDYINARFDTKELSEIQKTRLNSYISIMRERAINAFSQLFWTINIFNIVGERQNGNFANLLETKNLIPYLSESKEKFSKFNKNYKQSIIKVVKLNDNLIELERKNYIETPTSVGITLLVSLTFIILGYLQFERKNFK